The sequence below is a genomic window from Sulfuracidifex metallicus DSM 6482 = JCM 9184.
TCTAGATATGTTAATAAGGGAAGCAAGATTGACTATGCTGGCGTAGTAATGATGGGAGCTTCGCTAAGCTTGATGACTCTATCATTCTCCGAGGCACCTAATTGGGGATGGACATCTTTAGAGTTCCTTGGTACATTAATATTTGGTGCAGTTCTATTTTCAGGCTTTATATTCTATCAGAGTAAGGCAAAATTCCCTTTAATTGCGACGGAGCTATTGAAGAGGAGGAACGTCCTAGTTGCTAACATTGCTGCATTCGTTGCAGGAATAAGTATGTTCATGGCATACCAGTCTCTATCCTACCTTTATGAGCTTCCAGTCCCCATAGGATTCGGTCTAGATATATTAGGAACCGGATTGATGCTTTTGCCTGTATCATTAATGCAGATAGTTGGTGCAGGTTTAGCTTCGCGTTTCGTTGTACGAAGCGGTACAAAATCAGTGTTAGTGGGAGCTTCGGCTTTAGTTTCGGTATTCTACTTCCTCTTAGGTTTAGTCTCTATAAATGGAGCAAATGCAGGTCAAGCTTTAATCACAACGTTGGCAGCAATGATGATGCTAGGCTCATCAATGCTTAATGTAGTGCTAATAAATTTACTCACTTTCTCAATAGAGAGAAAATCGCTAGGTGTAGCAACTGGTATGAACACCGTCTTTAGGTTAATAGGTGGTGCCTTTGGTCCATCAATAGCCGGTTCCCTTTTAGCGACTTACTATACATATCATGTATATCCAGTTACTATGAATGGAATAACAAGTTATATGACAGTAAAGCTACCTTCAGATTTTGCCTTCGAGGCTATATTTTTTGTAGCTGCTGGCATAGGGTTTGTTATGGTATTAATAGCGTTGATGTCGAGGAACATAGATTTGTCCAAGTTTTCGGAGAAAACCCCTCAGACAACATCTATTGTTCAGCAGGATCACAAATCGAAGGAAGAATTAAGATAAACTAAAATACATAAAATTATTTTTATTTTAAAAAAGATATTATGATTATTTTCACTATAATAGATTATTTTTAGATTTTAATATTTTAGATTCTATATTAGTCTTATGAATATCATTCTCAAAATTTTAGAAAATAATTAAGATTCTATTATAAAATGATTTCTATTTCATAATATAAAATATATTTAGTTATATTTTCTAATCTATTCAAATAATTTAAATAAAGTGAGACAGATGTAAGGGATAAGTTTAAACCAATAAGGCAAACACATTATTTATAATGAAATTAGTTGCAATGGCAGTGTTACTATTTTTCGTTATTACAATTGCGTCTGTAGTTAATGCATCACCAGTTACTCAAGAGATAAACAAGGCGTTACATAATTCTGTCCTACCGCTTGGGATAGCATCATTTGGCGTATCTAATGATAGCGGAAATATAAGATACTTTATGATCAAGACAAAGGAGGTCTTAGGTTTCTTTAACGTTAGTGTAATACGTAGTAACAGCTCATGTCTAGACTATCCATATGGAGCGTCTTTGCAATTAAACTCAGTTGTTTTATCAAAGAATGCAATAGAAAACTATACTTTCTGGATACAAAATGTGATATTATTTAACACATCAGACAATAAGATATCTTTTATAGATAACGTATGGAACTTTTCAAGTTTGTGTTCTCCCCTAACTGCAATTGGAATTGGTAAGATATATAACTCTTCTCAAGGTCAAGTATACATTTACTCTACTAATTGGAAAAGTTTAGAGTATCCTTTTTCGGGGTACTTGTTAGAGAACGTATCGCGGAGTGAAAACTACCTGAAGTTTAGTTTCGGTTACGTGATCATTGAGAACGGTACTCTCTATTTACCTAAAATAATATGGTTCGATAACGTAACTATTCCCGTGAATGTTTCCTCGTCTTTTATTACGGTTGCTCCAACCTTAACGCCTGAAGGTCGTCCTTATGATGTAGAGTTAGTCTTCGGTGGTCCTGGCGGTGGATCGGTATCTTATTTCTCTAAGATTAATGCTTCCTTAGCTCTCTTTTACAATAATTCAAAAGTCACTTCTTTTCCATTCATTTACGACTTTGGCTTAGTCACCGCTGAGAAATCTGCTGGAATCCACGTCTCTCTATCTAAAGAAATCAATGTCTATGTCGGTAACGCTAATCCAATGTTTCTGGCAAACAATTTCACTCCTAATACTCCCTTCACTTTTCTGGAAATTAACACTTTGGTAAATGGAAAGCTTCTGAATGAAAGCCTTGGATATATTACTTCGCCTTTAATTGAAAAATTGTCTCCATTAAATAATAACACAGTGAGGTTAATTCCTTTAAACAAATCTTTTGCTGTGTATCCTAAGGATAGCTTCTCATTTTATAATATATCTCTATTTTATAAGAAGTATGTTAAAGTAGGCGTGAATCTTCCTAACGGGTCAATAACTTATTGGATTCCAGAAGGAGGCAATTTGACTCTCCCATCAATAATAAATAATATAAGTGAAAGGTATGTACTAAACGGCAATAATACTCTTGAAGTGAACTTTCCAGAAAATATAACACCAAATTATACAAAGGAGTATCTTGTTAAGTTGGTCATGCCTAACGGAACTGAAAAAGAGTGGGTTGAAGCGGGGAAGACAATATCGTTGTATTATCCTTCTATACCATTTGCAAACATTAACTGGGTGGGTACATATAAAGTTAGTAACGGAGCCAACGTTACGGTTAACGGTCCAATAAACGAGAAAGTTTACATTCAATTGAAAGACGGGGAATTTTTATTCTTACTTATCTTAGTGGCAACTATTATATTGTTTCTTACCATAATCGTAGTAATCAGGGAAAGGAAATCCAAGGGTTGAACTTTTCTCTCTAATTGACTTGAAAGTAAGTAGAGAAAAACCTTCAATTAATTATCTTCAAGGATTTCAAGACCCTGAAGACAACTACGACTATAGCGATGCTAATTAACACTAAAATTGAAAGTATTAAGCTACCTCCAACGTAATAAATAATTATGGACGAATAAAACGCGATATATAACGAAAGGAAGACAAGAGTATCTGTGAATGAAGGCTTTCTCAGTGTTCTGAAAGTAATAAAGAGAGTAATTATCAAGAACGATCCTAGAATAAATAACAGGATGAAGTTTAGGCATATCATTTCATCTCACTTCAGATATAATAGCTAGTTTTCTTATTAGAATTCAGGAGCAGTTAGGGTATATTTATGATAGTGTCTCTCCAAAGCTTAGAGAAACGTGTACAGTATCTTATTATACTAAATCTTTTGTACATCTGAGCTAACTTCAATCGCCTTGCCTTCTCTCTTTTTATAATCAGAGATCTATTTTTCTATTTGAAGAAAGATCATATACGTTAGTCCAAGATTCAAGATACAGTACACGGAAAACAATGTAGAATATACTTACTTATATTGTAAAGAATTAGATCTTTCTTTCAGTATTCTGACTCAACAAGATTACAGATAATAATTTTCATCATATAAAAGGACAAGGCAACTGTACAAGAAATATTAGATGATAAGCATAAGTCCTTGGTTTCTTATCATCTAACTTGTTAAGAAGCTCTAATATAGTAAGTACACAATTTCATGTGACGTAAAAAAGGAAAGAGATGGCAGATTTTTAGATTAATCAATAAATATTAGAAAAGTAAAAATATAAAAACCTAATTAAAATTTTATCAAGTAATAAATAAAAACTGTTCATTTAAATTCCTGTGTCATTTAGAAGGCTTAACAATTCTTCTTTATTTAGATATATTCCCGCAACTCCAACGAAGGTTAGCTTGCCATTACTTACGGAGCTTATCACTGACTCTGGAGTGCTTTTACTTGTAATATTATCTATAAAACAAGTATGATTAGAGTTGAAAACTTCATGTCCACCTACTCCAAGGAGGAAGCTCAAAGTCAGGAAAGTATAGTTAGCATAAGTTTCGTTTTGATAACATAGCTTATATATCAGCATTGTAGCTTTTGTTCCGTTTACTGTTCCTTCCATATTTTCAATCTGACCTGATATTAATCCTCTTCCAAAAGGAAACTGAGTGTCGGTTGTGATATACGAGATCGGTATTGACTCCTTGCTACCGTTAAAGTAATTTATAGATACATTGTTGTTATTTACGCTAATGTAAAACGTGTTGTTACCTTCTAATTGCCACGTTCCACCAGTTACTGCTGAAACTTGGTAAGGTGTTATTATTTCTCCATTTGGCTGTATAAATACTGAAATTAAACCAACAATTATAATTAAAATTACAACTATAGCCGCGAGACCTATAATCGCTTTAATGGGAAATTTTGGCCCTATGACTGAAGAGGAAGAGGGTAATGGATTAGGATTGCTGTGATGTGCTTGAACGCTAACGTTCTGCAAATCATAGCCACACTTTCCGCAGAATTTAGCTTCTTCTACGTTACTATAACCACAGTTTGGACAAACCTTGACCATGTAATTTTCCTTTTAATAGTATTGATCTTACCTTTTAAGTTTGTACATTAATTAATGATTTATTGATCCCATTTCCCCTCTACCGTGAAGAGGCTTTTAGTATCTTTGTAAAACTTCTCTATCAATCTCGATAAAGTAATTGAACTAGAAAGGCGGAAATTATAAAGAAAAACGTCTGGCATATATAAAAGTTAATAAGAGGAATATTGAACCTAAATCAAGATTGCTCTATCTTAAGTTGAGAATTCTTGAGCGTTTCTGGTCCTGCCAGTAGGGATGTGATTGATATGATAGCTCCTGCAGTCACTATTATAAATGCAGACACATAAGGCGAAGCAACTCTGCTTAACAGCGAAATGTAAATAGACGAAAACCCAGCAACTATGAATGCTCCGTTATAGGAGAACCCAACTCCTGTTGCTCTGCTAATTGTGGTGAACCTCTCCGATAGATAAGCCGGCGATATTGCAGATGGTAGATTTATTCCAAAGCCAAATATGAGTATAGCGTAAAGTAGTGGAAAACCAGCCTGCACGCCCAAGTAGAGGATTGCTGAAACTATTATTGAAGACATGGCTCCTATTATTCCCACGCTTCTTCTACCTATTTTGTCGGACAGAGCACCTGAAATTACCATTGAAGGTATTCCTACTAAGTTCATGAATAGAGCCAATGGACCATAGACAGTTGGAGGCAACTTCATTACAGTTCCTAAAAGCACTGGTACGAATTGAGGACCAGCATATATCATTATCCAAAATCCTATCATAACGCCTATGGTTTGTATTATTGGCCTAAGACCTTGAATCACCGCAGTCCTAGAGCGTTTATCTACTTCCTGATAAAGTTTAGATTCAGTTAAATTAGACCTTATTATTACTGCTAAAATAGCAGGAATAACTCCTATTAAGAAGATAATTCTCCATCCATAGTTTACGAAAAAAGGTTGTGGAGCTAATTCCGTGAAAATGAAGTCGACTATCACGAAGCCAACTAAGGTTCCTGATTGCATGAGTCCTGATAGTGCTCCCCTTCTCCTTGGGGAGCTCTCCATAGCTAATGTGAAGCTAGATGATACATCTCCTCCTATGAAAATCCCCTGTGCTATCCTTAACAGAGATAAGGATATAGGGGCTAGGATTCCCACCTGATAGAATGTAGGAAGCAAACCTGTTAGACCAATAGTGCCAGAGTATCCAAGCACAGTCAAGATCAAGGTAGACTTCCTACCTCTTAGATCTGAAATTAGACCGAAGAGGAATCCTCCTAATGGTCTGGAAACTACGGTGAAAACTATAGGTAGAACTGCACCCAAAAGCCCCAACGAAGGATAGAAAAGCTTCTCTATAATACTTGCAGTTATTACCACTGCCCCAAGATCATATGAATCCATTATCCATGATAGGAAAGATCCGAAATAGTTAGCCTTATTATTCATGACCTACATTAAACGTATACTTTAATAAAATTTTTTTGAAAGAAACTAAACATTGTGTCACTTTAACGTTCTAACGACATATAGTTATAAAGCTCTATTATTTGCTTTTTCGTTAAATATAATTGAAGTTAAAAGAATTTTTCTTTATGCAAAAAGGAGAAAATTGAACTCATGTTATAATTATTAAAAGTCTATCTCTAGTTACCTTTCTATAGAGAACAATTTTAATATCTATGTTCAATTCATCAGTCCTATGAGCCCAATGGGTCACTTTGGACACGGTGGAGGGAGACCTCTCTACATGAGGGCGCTGGATGTATTACTATCTAACTTCGTGCTCTTTATAGTTTCAATACTTTACTTAGCAGTATGGGTCTTGATTCCCATCGTCATAGGAACTCCATTGATAGCATCAGGAAACGGGATCTTGGCATCAGTCATAGTTGGACTAGTTTTGGGAATAGCTTTAGCTTCTACCCTACTGATTACTCAATCCATGGTAAGATCATCTTTAGGAGGCATTACGCCCACTTTAATGAGGCCTCTGAGTTACAGAACAAATAACTCCTTCAGCATAACTGTCATGATAGTCGGTGCTTATTTGATAGACAATTTACTTAGTTCAATAAAATTAGGTTCATTAGGTTCAATTATATTGGTGATTGCAATTATACTTTCAGTTTCAGCCCTTCCAGAGTCTGGAAGCGGAAGTGAGATCTTCAGGAAAGGGTATGAAGGAATAAGGGACAGCTTTCAGAAGGATCAGATATTTGGCATAATATTAATAATATCTGCTGCATTGATTTTAGTTCCTATAATTAACGTATTCTTCATACCCTACTCTGTTATTCTATCTAATATGAAATAAATTATTTTTAAAGACTAGAATCTAGATACTATTTATATTATCTATTATAATTTGTTTAATATTAAATGTTAGCTATAAAGTCTTAATTAAAACAAATATGATTCATATTATCAATTTAAGTTAGTATTCTTAACAAAAAATTTTTAATCTTACTCAATGTTACCTCATTTTATGATAAATTATACAATTTTAGGAAATGAGATGCAGGTTCTGGCTCTTAATATGAAGGAAGGAGATAAAGTATATGCTGAGCCTGGGCATGTGGTATACAAGGATAATTCAGTCAAATTCGATATGAAAGCCAGAGGAGGAATTTTGAAGTCATTAAGCAGATCTTTAACAGGTAGCGATTTCTTCGTAGCCGAGCTCGAAGGTCCTGGAATAGCTACTATGACTGGATTCATGCCTGGCAAGATAATTCCTATAGAACTTAATGGAAACTCACTTCTAGTAGAACATACCTCGTTTTTAGCAGCAGAGAATTCTGTAAATTATGGTGCTAGCTTAGCTAGATTATCTGCTGGTATATTAGGCGGTGAAGGACTATTTATGGCCAGATTTTCTGGAGATGGAGTAGTCTGGTTACATGCAATAGGCGGAGTAGTACAACTCAACCTAGTACAAGGACAACAAGTTCAAGTAGAAGCTTCCCATCTCCTTGCTTTTGATGATGGCATGTCTTATGGCATAACTAGAGTGGGTGGACTAAAAACCATGCTTCTATCCGGCTTGGAGGGAGAGGGCTTATTCTTCGTTAATATAACTGGACCAGGCAGAGTATTTATGCATGCAGTATCAAGGTTGCAGTTAGCAGCGTCTCTGTTGAAGGTTATCAAGGTATAGATATACTAGCTTCTTCTTTTTCTTTCATTCTCTATACCGTGAGAGTTAGTATCAAAGTGAGAACTAAAAAGTGTTACATGTATAAAGCAAAAGGAAGTCTAAAACATTACTTTCATTTATTCGTCTAATTTTAAGTATAATTCTTTCATGGAATCTCTGATATAGGCTGGTAAAGAGAAATTTTTATCGAATTAAACACAGTTAGCCATTGGTTATCTTTATCTCACTATGAAAATATAATAATAAGAATATTACTTTATTATTTTTCCTATACAATTCTAGGATTAAGGACAATTGGTTGAAAATCTTCAAATATCATTGCCTTATCGTAACCTTCGTCTATCATTCTCGTTTTCAATTCTATCAACTCTTTTCTATTGTTATAATAACAAAGGAAACTCAACGAGTTAGAATAGTATTCTCTGTAAAATAGATAATTCTTACCTAGAATCCTCTTCATTTGATTTAGTTTCTCTTTTTCATCATTTCCTTTTATAAATTTCTTATCAAGAACTATAACGAAAATAGTTGAACCTTCTAGATTGGTTGTAGGGAAGTAAGGTTCAAGGAAGAATCCCTTAGCTCTGGTGAACGCGTCCAGAATTCTCTTGATCCTTCTATAGGTATCTGAGGTATATCTTGAAAAGACACTTCTTGACATATCTTTTATATGTTTGAATGGATTTTTGTATACTTCCCTAAGAATAATCCTCTCTATAGAACTAGGAATTAAAAGGTTGTCAATTATCTTTTTGTCATCTGGATCTAAGTTAATATTAAATTGAAAGTAATCTCTCTGCCCAAGAAAATTTAATTTAGGATAATTTATCATTAAATTCTCTAATATTTTATTTAAATCATCTTCATCAATATAAACAATTCCAATCCCTCCAATGTTCCTACCTAGGGGATCGCTGGACAGAATTGATAATTCATCAATGTAATATGGTAGTTCATCCCTTATCTGTTTGGTCATGCTTTTTATTGTCTGATAGTCGGCTTCAAAGTGTAACTTTACTTTTTTCAGTCCTATGTAAGTATAATTTGGTACAACAGTTAAACCGAAACCCATCCTCCTTAATGGTTCCAGACTATTTCTAACTATGAAGAAAGAGGTACCCAGCTTTTCAGCTATTCTTAAATCGGAGGGTAATCTGAAGGCCTTATCTTCATCAGTGGGAAACTTCATTGCCCTTATGATGTCCCTTGTTAATTCATTTATCACGAGTGTCATAAGCAACCGCTTAGCTTAAATAGATTTCGAATCGAGTAAAATCTTCATCTGAACTTAGATCTATAAAAATGCTTGAAATTATATCTGGCACAAAATCTTTTGTCACTGAGTTTTCTACATCCAACTATCATTTATAGATATAAAGTTGACCGTCTATTAGATAACAATTTAAAGGTAAACGTGGAAATACTAAGTTGGATGATTTACTATAGGTGTAGATTATGGACGTTCAGTACACTCTTGATGTAGAATATTCTAAGGATGTTTTACTTGCAGTATTATCCGATCCTGATTTTGTGATAAGAACCTTCCTTCCGGAAAAGGAAACTAAGAAAGAAGAGGAAAACTTGTACTCTGTAACTATGCCTGGTACTCTAGGTAAAATGAGGGCCATAGTTAGATACGTTAACAACAGCGAATCCATAACGCTTATCATGAACTTTCAGAAGCCAAAAGGAGTGGGAAAAATGATAATTAAACCAGAGGACAGAAAGATTATGATAACCGGCTCGGCGTCAATTGTGACGGATCCCGTTCTGTCTTTTTCAATGAATAGAAAAATGAGCAAACTAAAGAAAGAGATTAATGAAATAATAAGATTGGAGAGAATCAGAAGAAAAATTTAGTTAAGCGATATAAATAGGAGGCTAAAGCACTAAGTTGATAAGTCTATATTTATTTTTTATTATGACGATTCTGATCTCTTTAATATAATATTGTTACCAGTTAGTCATTAAAATATTCATGAAATAGTTCTATTAACTATGTAAAATAGAACTTAACTTATCATTAAAAAGAACTTAGCTATGAGGGACATTACGGTAAATTTTATCCTAATCTTTTAACACGGTTATACAAATGTGGAGGAGTAGACATTCACAATACTTTTTCATTTAGCACATGGGATCTTCTTGATTTAGAGAAATAATTTCTCTTTCTCATCCCTTTCGTAAAGTATTCTTCCTTTACTTATAACCATCTTAACTGGAGCTACTTTTCTGATCGCCTCCAATGGATTCTTGGCATCCAATATTACCAAGTTAGCTTCCTTTCCATCTCCTATGCCATAATTATGTACTTCTTGAACCTTGGCACCATTATACGTCATCATGAAAAATATTTGTGGTATATATTTAGAGAAATACATGTACTCTCCTATGACTAATGCAAAAGCTGAGTGCATCATGTTTCCTACTCCTATAGGATTTAGATGGTTCTGTATATCATCGTGACCTAAAGCCACGTTAACCTTAAAGGAAAGGAGGTCCCTGACCCTGGCAAGACCTCTTCTCTTTGGATAGTTTTCATGGGCTCCAGATTCCTCTAGAACGGTAATCGGAGAAACTATGACAGATATACCAGCCTCACTTATCCATCTCATGAGCCTTCTTGCGTAATCATCGTAATATGAATGGAGTGCAGTCAAGTGACTTAGGGAGACTCTCTTCCTTTTTCTCTTGATGGTTTCAGATACTATGATTTCGCTAAACTTAGAGTCTGGCTCATCAGCATAATCAGCGTGAAAATCAAGGAAGACACCCTTTTCCTCAGTGAGGTCAAAGATTGACTTAATCATTCTTTTTCCGTCCTCCATAGATGGCTGAAGATGAGGTTGTCCTCCAACTCCGTCCAGTCCCATATCAATAGCCTTCCATATTCTCTCCTCCATTTCACTGTCGTAGTAATCGTAGCTCTGTACGAATCCTATTAGTTGCAAGTTGACTATTCCTTTATATTCCTCCCTTAGCTTGACTAGTGACCTAACTCTTTCCTTCCATTTAATACCGTCAATCATAACGTGTGTCCTTACGAATAAAGAACCATGTTTTGCGTAAGTCTCGATAGATTTCTTAGCTAGTGCATATATTTGGTTCTCAGTCAAGTTCTCCTTACACTGTATTAACGCTTTAAGTGCCTCCGTGAACTTCTCAGTCTGTGCCTCCTCACATACGTCCAGGAGGAAGTTACTATCTATATGTGCATGAGAATCCACCAGAGCTGGGAGGACTAGTCTTCCTTCCATGTCTTCTCCTTTACTTTCCGTAACGTGCTGGACTCCTTCCTCTAAATCTATGGAAATTGTCTTACCTTCCAATGTTGTCAGGTTACTGAGTATCAATTTAATTTACCCGTCCTGAAAAATCAATTTTCCAGGATTCATTAGGTCCTCTGGATCATAATTTCTCTTGAAATTTATCATCATGGATAATCTGTTACTTTCCACTCTGTCGTTTATTAGGACTGAGTGGAGGTCAAATTTATATCCATTCAATGAAGGATCACAATCTAGGAAATAAGTATGGGAAAACATAATACCTTGGCTTCTAGAGAGTTCAGCATCTACCATGCAGTTACTTGGCAATTCATATAGCTTGTATAGTGGTAGGTCAACTGAGGAGTACTTTACCTTAAGCTTGTTAACTACGGTATAATACGCACCTGCAAAGTTTGTTATGAGCTCCCTGAACGGAACTTCTTCACCGTCTCCTTCTTCCTCTCCTACAATCACGTTCCACTTACCTACGCTTTCGTAACCCATTGCTCTCATCATCTTATCATTTCTTATGCTGACTAGTTCTGCGTCCTCGTGATCCAAGGCGAAGTCTATCGCCTTATCTATACTATTGAATGGAGTCCTCTTAACACCTAACTTACCTCTTCTGATCCTCCTGATTTTAACTCTGGTCACTACGCCATTAGTTCCTCCTGCCTGAACCACAGATTTCACGTCGTCTCCGCTTAAGCTTACCTTTCCTCGCGGAGTATAAACTGTTACCTCCTTGACGTTATCCCAAACCGCACCGTTCCTTAATGATCCCAAACCTAAAGAACCTCCAGATACAAATCCTCCTA
It includes:
- a CDS encoding MFS transporter, which produces MNNKANYFGSFLSWIMDSYDLGAVVITASIIEKLFYPSLGLLGAVLPIVFTVVSRPLGGFLFGLISDLRGRKSTLILTVLGYSGTIGLTGLLPTFYQVGILAPISLSLLRIAQGIFIGGDVSSSFTLAMESSPRRRGALSGLMQSGTLVGFVIVDFIFTELAPQPFFVNYGWRIIFLIGVIPAILAVIIRSNLTESKLYQEVDKRSRTAVIQGLRPIIQTIGVMIGFWIMIYAGPQFVPVLLGTVMKLPPTVYGPLALFMNLVGIPSMVISGALSDKIGRRSVGIIGAMSSIIVSAILYLGVQAGFPLLYAILIFGFGINLPSAISPAYLSERFTTISRATGVGFSYNGAFIVAGFSSIYISLLSRVASPYVSAFIIVTAGAIISITSLLAGPETLKNSQLKIEQS
- a CDS encoding amidohydrolase family protein, with translation MILSNLTTLEGKTISIDLEEGVQHVTESKGEDMEGRLVLPALVDSHAHIDSNFLLDVCEEAQTEKFTEALKALIQCKENLTENQIYALAKKSIETYAKHGSLFVRTHVMIDGIKWKERVRSLVKLREEYKGIVNLQLIGFVQSYDYYDSEMEERIWKAIDMGLDGVGGQPHLQPSMEDGKRMIKSIFDLTEEKGVFLDFHADYADEPDSKFSEIIVSETIKRKRKRVSLSHLTALHSYYDDYARRLMRWISEAGISVIVSPITVLEESGAHENYPKRRGLARVRDLLSFKVNVALGHDDIQNHLNPIGVGNMMHSAFALVIGEYMYFSKYIPQIFFMMTYNGAKVQEVHNYGIGDGKEANLVILDAKNPLEAIRKVAPVKMVISKGRILYERDEKEKLFL
- a CDS encoding TIGR00266 family protein — its product is MINYTILGNEMQVLALNMKEGDKVYAEPGHVVYKDNSVKFDMKARGGILKSLSRSLTGSDFFVAELEGPGIATMTGFMPGKIIPIELNGNSLLVEHTSFLAAENSVNYGASLARLSAGILGGEGLFMARFSGDGVVWLHAIGGVVQLNLVQGQQVQVEASHLLAFDDGMSYGITRVGGLKTMLLSGLEGEGLFFVNITGPGRVFMHAVSRLQLAASLLKVIKV
- a CDS encoding MFS transporter, whose product is MSDEYDLKYAKRALFILAPIAIMVMYTEAMLIPSLPTIASDFNVNSATVSWVLTAYLISGVVSNPIVGKLGDIYGKKKILSIIISIYAVAVTLNGFAPNFDSFIAFRVLQGMGLGMFPLAFSIIREEFPPRLVPKAQGTVSAMFGIGSAISLPIAGYVSQNFGWQYTYHTVIPFVILLDFLTIKYIKESRYVNKGSKIDYAGVVMMGASLSLMTLSFSEAPNWGWTSLEFLGTLIFGAVLFSGFIFYQSKAKFPLIATELLKRRNVLVANIAAFVAGISMFMAYQSLSYLYELPVPIGFGLDILGTGLMLLPVSLMQIVGAGLASRFVVRSGTKSVLVGASALVSVFYFLLGLVSINGANAGQALITTLAAMMMLGSSMLNVVLINLLTFSIERKSLGVATGMNTVFRLIGGAFGPSIAGSLLATYYTYHVYPVTMNGITSYMTVKLPSDFAFEAIFFVAAGIGFVMVLIALMSRNIDLSKFSEKTPQTTSIVQQDHKSKEELR
- a CDS encoding thermopsin family protease, producing the protein MKLVAMAVLLFFVITIASVVNASPVTQEINKALHNSVLPLGIASFGVSNDSGNIRYFMIKTKEVLGFFNVSVIRSNSSCLDYPYGASLQLNSVVLSKNAIENYTFWIQNVILFNTSDNKISFIDNVWNFSSLCSPLTAIGIGKIYNSSQGQVYIYSTNWKSLEYPFSGYLLENVSRSENYLKFSFGYVIIENGTLYLPKIIWFDNVTIPVNVSSSFITVAPTLTPEGRPYDVELVFGGPGGGSVSYFSKINASLALFYNNSKVTSFPFIYDFGLVTAEKSAGIHVSLSKEINVYVGNANPMFLANNFTPNTPFTFLEINTLVNGKLLNESLGYITSPLIEKLSPLNNNTVRLIPLNKSFAVYPKDSFSFYNISLFYKKYVKVGVNLPNGSITYWIPEGGNLTLPSIINNISERYVLNGNNTLEVNFPENITPNYTKEYLVKLVMPNGTEKEWVEAGKTISLYYPSIPFANINWVGTYKVSNGANVTVNGPINEKVYIQLKDGEFLFLLILVATIILFLTIIVVIRERKSKG
- a CDS encoding zinc ribbon domain-containing protein — translated: MVKVCPNCGYSNVEEAKFCGKCGYDLQNVSVQAHHSNPNPLPSSSSVIGPKFPIKAIIGLAAIVVILIIIVGLISVFIQPNGEIITPYQVSAVTGGTWQLEGNNTFYISVNNNNVSINYFNGSKESIPISYITTDTQFPFGRGLISGQIENMEGTVNGTKATMLIYKLCYQNETYANYTFLTLSFLLGVGGHEVFNSNHTCFIDNITSKSTPESVISSVSNGKLTFVGVAGIYLNKEELLSLLNDTGI
- a CDS encoding DUF3211 family protein is translated as MDVQYTLDVEYSKDVLLAVLSDPDFVIRTFLPEKETKKEEENLYSVTMPGTLGKMRAIVRYVNNSESITLIMNFQKPKGVGKMIIKPEDRKIMITGSASIVTDPVLSFSMNRKMSKLKKEINEIIRLERIRRKI
- a CDS encoding FAD-binding oxidoreductase; the encoded protein is MDGKALELLKKEFNVKDDPETLHKFSVDYGIMSPVIEKKRKLPSAVVFLRREDEVERLMEIVSDFKVRVVERGKGTNTLGGAIPLTEESIVVDLSGMKGFSINKQEIVSSPGTQFEEVGVEEFPLVPTSFYMATIGGFVSGGSLGLGSLRNGAVWDNVKEVTVYTPRGKVSLSGDDVKSVVQAGGTNGVVTRVKIRRIRRGKLGVKRTPFNSIDKAIDFALDHEDAELVSIRNDKMMRAMGYESVGKWNVIVGEEEGDGEEVPFRELITNFAGAYYTVVNKLKVKYSSVDLPLYKLYELPSNCMVDAELSRSQGIMFSHTYFLDCDPSLNGYKFDLHSVLINDRVESNRLSMMINFKRNYDPEDLMNPGKLIFQDG